From Pseudomonas fluorescens, one genomic window encodes:
- a CDS encoding HlyD family secretion protein, producing MTISSRQKLTGATAAVLAVGALVYLLAPGVFGRTPQQSTNDAFVSADFTLVAPRVAGFIKEVLVEDNQQVKAGQLLALIDDRDLRAAAEAADADTLVAAAQLQNARATLERQASVIAQAQATVVAAKAEMAFADHELNRYNHLAGVGAGTVQNAQQARTRIDQAAARLANATAVLAAERKQVEILSAQRDAAEGGLKRAHAALEIASYELSYTRIVAPVDGMVGERAVRVGAYVTPGSKILAVVPLAQAYVIGNFQETQLTDVQPGQGVVVRVDSLGGEALTGRVESIAPATGVTFAAVKPDNATGNFTKVVQRIPVKIMLDPGQPMAQRLRVGMSVEASIDTVAVKANEVVQR from the coding sequence ATGACGATTTCATCCAGGCAAAAACTCACCGGTGCTACGGCCGCAGTGCTTGCCGTAGGCGCCTTGGTTTACCTGCTGGCGCCCGGCGTCTTTGGCCGCACACCCCAGCAAAGTACCAATGATGCGTTTGTCAGCGCCGACTTCACCCTGGTCGCGCCGCGCGTGGCCGGGTTCATTAAAGAGGTGCTGGTGGAGGATAACCAGCAGGTCAAGGCCGGGCAGTTGCTCGCGCTGATCGACGACCGCGACCTGCGCGCCGCCGCCGAGGCTGCCGACGCCGACACGCTGGTGGCCGCAGCCCAATTGCAGAACGCCCGGGCAACTCTCGAACGTCAGGCATCAGTCATTGCCCAGGCGCAGGCCACGGTGGTTGCCGCCAAGGCGGAAATGGCCTTCGCCGATCACGAATTGAACCGCTACAACCATCTGGCAGGCGTCGGTGCCGGCACGGTGCAGAATGCCCAGCAAGCCCGCACTCGCATCGACCAGGCCGCCGCGCGTCTGGCCAACGCCACAGCAGTGCTGGCGGCGGAGCGCAAGCAGGTGGAAATCCTCAGCGCCCAGCGCGACGCGGCCGAAGGCGGGCTCAAGCGCGCCCACGCCGCCCTGGAAATAGCCAGCTATGAGCTGTCCTATACGCGCATCGTCGCGCCGGTGGATGGCATGGTCGGTGAGCGCGCCGTGCGGGTTGGCGCCTATGTCACGCCGGGCAGCAAGATCCTCGCCGTGGTGCCGTTGGCGCAGGCCTATGTGATCGGTAACTTTCAGGAAACCCAACTGACTGACGTGCAGCCGGGACAGGGGGTAGTCGTGCGTGTCGACAGCCTGGGCGGTGAGGCGCTGACCGGGCGGGTCGAGAGCATCGCGCCGGCCACTGGGGTGACCTTTGCCGCCGTTAAACCGGACAACGCCACGGGTAACTTCACCAAGGTCGTGCAGCGTATTCCGGTGAAAATCATGCTCGACCCGGGTCAGCCGATGGCCCAGCGCCTGCGGGTGGGGATGTCGGTGGAGGCGAGCATTGATACGGTGGCTGTCAAGGCGAATGAGGTTGTTCAGCGATGA
- a CDS encoding energy transducer TonB family protein: protein MRLLLLGAALLCSLNASAAFPPSADTAYLPKPAYPAAMGTVSGNVRVSLNIHNDGSVTDVKVLSATHEAFGLAAKAAVEQWRFQPWKVGKDAPAVVDAQNTLIFEPGLSTQSPDNPYTAIHSMLFQTCEMLNDELATYRSRYPGQPLSTAPTFSRTTAALLYPVFANARKAEEGTTLNLELLGALPQVVQRCHDHPKALYGTLLPKNVQKAFDISG, encoded by the coding sequence ATGCGTCTTCTCCTCCTCGGTGCAGCGCTGCTGTGCTCGCTGAATGCATCTGCTGCATTCCCGCCCTCGGCCGACACCGCCTACCTGCCCAAGCCGGCTTATCCGGCGGCGATGGGCACGGTGTCGGGTAATGTGCGGGTCAGCCTGAATATCCATAACGACGGCTCGGTCACGGACGTAAAAGTCCTCAGTGCGACTCATGAGGCGTTCGGCCTGGCAGCGAAAGCGGCGGTCGAGCAGTGGCGATTCCAGCCCTGGAAGGTCGGCAAGGATGCCCCGGCGGTCGTCGATGCGCAGAACACGCTGATTTTTGAACCGGGGCTCAGCACTCAGTCGCCGGACAATCCGTACACCGCCATTCACAGCATGCTGTTCCAGACCTGCGAGATGCTCAATGACGAGCTGGCAACCTACCGCAGTCGCTATCCTGGCCAGCCTCTGAGCACTGCCCCGACATTCTCCCGGACCACCGCCGCGTTGTTGTACCCGGTGTTTGCCAATGCGCGCAAAGCCGAGGAGGGCACGACCCTGAACCTGGAATTGCTCGGCGCCTTGCCCCAGGTGGTGCAGCGTTGTCATGACCATCCGAAGGCGCTGTACGGCACCTTGTTGCCAAAAAATGTGCAAAAGGCCTTCGACATTTCCGGCTAG
- a CDS encoding LysR family transcriptional regulator — protein sequence MQLPDMNLLVALDALLDEGSVVGAARRMNLSPAAMSRTLTRVREALGDPILVRAGRGLVPTPKALELRAQVRDLVEQAALLFRSADDVDLSTLRRRFSVRANDFFVGVYGGHLIDTLDRQAPHCELRFVPEGDGDDEALREGRIDLMISNTRPRTPEVKVQNLFTTHFVGLVREGHPLLDGEITAERYASFSHISMSRRGIARGPIDTALQALGLERRVALIAPSFHAAMFVLPDSDLILPVPKEALRSVARLGLRLRSFTLPIPLPTMMLTQAWHPRYDKDPAHRWLRETIKSSCDATWLATQPD from the coding sequence ATGCAACTCCCGGACATGAACCTGTTGGTCGCCCTCGATGCGCTGCTTGATGAAGGCAGCGTCGTCGGTGCCGCGCGGCGGATGAACCTGAGCCCGGCGGCCATGAGCCGGACCCTGACCCGGGTGCGCGAAGCCCTCGGCGACCCGATCCTGGTGCGCGCCGGGCGGGGCTTGGTGCCGACGCCCAAGGCCCTGGAATTGCGCGCCCAGGTGCGCGACCTGGTGGAGCAGGCGGCGCTGCTGTTTCGTTCCGCTGATGACGTCGACCTGAGCACCTTGCGTCGGCGCTTCAGTGTGCGTGCCAACGACTTTTTCGTCGGCGTCTACGGCGGTCACCTCATCGATACCCTGGACCGTCAGGCGCCTCATTGCGAACTGCGCTTTGTCCCGGAAGGCGATGGCGACGACGAAGCGCTGCGCGAAGGGCGCATCGACCTGATGATCAGCAACACGCGCCCGCGTACTCCGGAAGTGAAGGTGCAGAACCTGTTCACGACGCACTTCGTCGGCCTGGTGCGCGAAGGGCATCCCCTGCTGGACGGCGAAATCACCGCCGAGCGCTACGCCAGTTTTTCCCATATCAGCATGTCCCGCCGCGGCATCGCTCGCGGGCCGATCGACACCGCGCTGCAAGCCTTGGGCCTGGAGCGGCGGGTGGCGTTGATTGCCCCAAGCTTCCACGCGGCGATGTTTGTCCTGCCCGATTCCGACCTGATTCTGCCGGTGCCCAAGGAGGCCTTGCGCAGCGTCGCGCGCCTGGGGCTGCGCCTGCGCTCGTTCACCCTGCCGATCCCCTTGCCGACGATGATGCTGACCCAGGCCTGGCATCCGCGTTACGACAAGGACCCGGCCCATCGCTGGTTGCGCGAAACGATCAAAAGCAGCTGCGATGCGACCTGGCTGGCGACGCAACCGGACTGA
- a CDS encoding type I secretion system permease/ATPase translates to MESEASRVHLSHDPRASHDDPLLDGLLALCMLHQKPASAAMLTTGLPLPKQRLSVELLPRAAARAGLQGRVLQRKLDKIPSIAMPALLLLKDDRSAVLLGWHGDDQARLLLSESDGGEVLVSRELLADDYTGQAFFAQPQHKFDVNHGTLIPRARSWFRDTLKRSRWLYADAIAASFLINIIAMAAPLFVMNVYDRVVPNQAEATLWVLVVGITGAYMFDLILKSLRSLCLDLAGKKTDLIISATLFERIVGMSMKYRPARVGSFAQNIHEFQSLRDFLASLTLTSLIDLPFTLLIFLVIALLGGHLVWIPVLAFPIALLIGYMLQKPLQATMERTMALGAERQSSLIETLSGLDAVKVNNAESERQYQWEQTIGTLSRLELRVKMLSGLSINITLLIQQLAGVIMIAFGVYQIIAGNLSMGGLIACYMLSGRALSPLASLSGLLTRYQQAKVTMSSVDHMMELPQERNFDERPLSRQVVQGAIECRQLNFTYPGQQTPALKNINLVIKPGEKIGIIGRSGSGKSSLAKLLVGLYQPDEGALLVDGVDIRQIDVSELRHNIGYVPQDIQLLAGTLRDNLVSGARYMEDELVLQAAELAGVHEFARLHPQGYELQVGERGQNLSGGQRQNVAMARALLLNPPILLLDEPTSAMDNTGEERLKQRLQSVIESKTVLLVTHRASLLSLVDRLLVIDRGQILADGPKAVVMEALKKGQISVA, encoded by the coding sequence GTGGAATCAGAAGCCAGTCGAGTTCATCTCAGTCATGATCCACGCGCCTCGCACGATGATCCGTTACTCGACGGATTGTTGGCGCTGTGCATGCTGCACCAGAAACCTGCCAGCGCGGCGATGCTGACCACCGGTCTGCCATTGCCCAAGCAGCGCCTGAGCGTCGAGCTGCTGCCACGCGCCGCCGCGCGTGCCGGCCTGCAAGGGCGGGTGCTGCAACGCAAGCTGGATAAGATTCCATCGATCGCCATGCCGGCACTGCTGTTGCTCAAGGATGACCGTAGTGCGGTCCTGTTGGGTTGGCACGGCGACGATCAGGCGCGATTGCTGCTCAGCGAAAGCGACGGCGGCGAAGTCCTGGTCAGCCGCGAGCTGCTGGCCGACGATTACACCGGCCAGGCGTTCTTCGCCCAGCCACAGCATAAATTTGACGTTAACCACGGCACCCTGATCCCGCGTGCGCGCTCGTGGTTCCGCGACACCCTCAAGCGCTCGCGCTGGCTTTACGCCGATGCGATTGCCGCGAGTTTCCTGATCAACATCATCGCCATGGCCGCGCCCCTGTTCGTGATGAACGTCTATGACCGTGTAGTGCCCAACCAGGCCGAGGCGACCCTGTGGGTGCTGGTGGTCGGGATAACCGGCGCCTATATGTTCGACCTGATCCTCAAGAGCTTGCGCAGTTTGTGCCTGGACCTGGCCGGCAAGAAAACCGACCTGATCATTTCAGCCACGCTGTTTGAGCGGATTGTCGGCATGTCGATGAAATACCGTCCCGCCCGGGTCGGTAGCTTTGCGCAGAACATCCATGAGTTTCAGAGCCTGCGCGACTTCCTCGCGTCGCTGACACTCACCAGCCTGATCGACCTGCCGTTTACCCTGCTGATCTTCCTGGTGATCGCCCTGTTGGGTGGGCACCTGGTATGGATCCCGGTGCTGGCATTCCCGATCGCCCTGCTCATTGGCTATATGTTGCAGAAGCCGTTGCAGGCGACCATGGAGCGCACCATGGCGCTCGGCGCCGAGCGCCAGTCGAGCCTGATCGAGACCCTCTCCGGCCTCGACGCGGTCAAGGTCAACAACGCCGAGAGCGAGCGCCAGTACCAGTGGGAGCAGACCATCGGCACCCTCAGCCGTCTGGAGCTGCGGGTCAAAATGCTCTCCGGGCTGTCGATCAACATCACTCTGCTGATCCAGCAATTGGCCGGGGTGATCATGATCGCCTTCGGGGTCTACCAGATCATCGCCGGCAACCTCAGCATGGGTGGCCTGATCGCCTGCTACATGCTCAGTGGCCGCGCCCTCAGCCCCCTGGCTTCGCTGTCCGGCTTGCTGACCCGCTATCAACAGGCCAAGGTCACCATGAGCTCGGTCGACCATATGATGGAGTTGCCGCAAGAGCGCAACTTTGACGAGCGCCCACTGAGCCGCCAGGTGGTGCAGGGCGCCATCGAGTGCCGACAATTGAACTTCACCTACCCGGGCCAGCAAACCCCGGCGTTGAAAAACATCAACCTGGTGATCAAGCCCGGCGAGAAAATCGGCATCATCGGCCGCAGTGGTTCGGGCAAGAGCTCCCTGGCCAAACTGCTGGTCGGCCTTTACCAGCCGGACGAAGGTGCCTTGCTGGTGGACGGCGTGGACATTCGGCAGATCGACGTCAGCGAATTGCGCCACAACATCGGCTACGTTCCGCAAGATATCCAGCTGCTGGCCGGCACCCTGCGTGACAACCTGGTGTCCGGTGCGCGCTACATGGAAGACGAACTAGTGCTGCAGGCCGCTGAGTTGGCAGGTGTGCACGAATTTGCCCGCCTGCACCCGCAAGGCTATGAGCTGCAAGTCGGTGAGCGTGGGCAAAATCTCTCCGGCGGTCAGCGCCAGAACGTGGCCATGGCCCGGGCGTTGCTGCTCAACCCGCCGATCCTGCTGCTCGACGAGCCGACCAGCGCGATGGACAACACCGGTGAAGAACGCTTGAAACAACGCCTGCAGTCGGTGATCGAGAGCAAAACCGTGCTACTGGTCACACACCGGGCCTCACTGCTGTCGCTGGTTGACCGGTTGCTGGTGATCGACCGCGGGCAGATTCTCGCCGATGGCCCAAAAGCCGTGGTTATGGAAGCTTTGAAGAAGGGGCAGATCAGTGTTGCTTAA
- a CDS encoding TolC family outer membrane protein — MLSHLFKALPFALAASFVQAQTLPQAMQQALDVHPEIQAGVNSRLAADYQLRAAEGGYLPKVDLLGGYGREGTDSPSTRSGTGRNDWETLNRGESSLRLQQMVFDGFATSSEVGRQQATVNSRAYSLLGTSERTALTVAQVYLDVLSRREFVQLAEDNLRNHERIFDQIRLRTERGVGRTADRDQAEARLAQARNNLITEQTNLADAQTNFLSAVGQMPDQLERPAPFLAMLPADLNEARQQMLDNSPILRSAESDIVAAEKQYDTAKSTFYPRFDAELGRSADNDIDGSDGHSNEWQAMLRMRFNLYAGGSNKADLESKAYLSNQALDVRNNALRVLNEELGLAWNALNNANAQVPIAQKYVDYSTSVRSAYQQQFSLGERTLLDLLDSENELFNASRRLVEIKNIQLFTQYRIKATMGELLKSQGVVAPMASVVQNDVKPKVQLPGMN, encoded by the coding sequence ATGCTTTCGCACTTGTTCAAAGCTCTACCTTTCGCACTCGCCGCCAGTTTCGTACAAGCTCAAACCCTCCCCCAAGCCATGCAACAGGCACTGGATGTCCATCCGGAAATCCAGGCAGGCGTGAACAGTCGTTTGGCCGCGGATTATCAATTAAGAGCGGCTGAAGGGGGATACCTGCCGAAGGTCGATCTGCTCGGCGGTTATGGCCGTGAAGGTACTGACAGTCCTTCTACCCGGTCGGGAACGGGGCGTAATGATTGGGAAACTCTGAACCGGGGTGAGTCAAGTTTACGTCTGCAGCAGATGGTTTTTGACGGTTTTGCGACGTCCAGCGAAGTTGGGCGTCAACAAGCCACCGTTAATTCCCGTGCCTATTCGTTGTTGGGCACCTCCGAGCGCACCGCGCTGACCGTTGCCCAGGTTTATCTCGACGTGCTGAGCCGCCGGGAGTTCGTGCAACTGGCTGAAGACAATCTGCGCAACCACGAGCGGATCTTTGACCAGATCCGCCTGCGCACCGAGCGCGGCGTCGGTCGTACCGCCGACCGCGACCAGGCGGAAGCCCGTCTGGCCCAGGCCCGCAACAACCTGATCACCGAACAGACCAACCTCGCGGATGCCCAGACCAACTTCCTCAGCGCCGTCGGCCAGATGCCCGACCAATTGGAGCGTCCTGCGCCGTTCCTGGCCATGTTGCCGGCCGACCTGAATGAAGCGCGCCAGCAGATGCTGGATAACAGCCCGATCCTGCGCTCCGCGGAGTCGGACATCGTCGCGGCGGAAAAGCAGTACGACACCGCCAAGTCGACTTTTTACCCGCGCTTTGATGCCGAGTTGGGACGTTCCGCCGATAACGACATCGATGGCTCGGACGGTCACAGCAATGAGTGGCAGGCCATGTTGCGCATGCGATTCAACCTGTATGCCGGCGGCAGCAACAAGGCCGACCTGGAATCCAAGGCCTATCTGTCCAACCAGGCATTGGATGTGCGCAACAACGCCTTGCGCGTATTGAATGAAGAGTTAGGTCTGGCCTGGAACGCCTTGAACAACGCCAACGCCCAGGTGCCAATCGCGCAGAAATACGTCGACTACAGCACCAGCGTGCGCAGCGCCTACCAGCAGCAGTTCAGCCTTGGCGAACGAACCCTGCTTGACTTGCTCGACAGTGAAAACGAGTTGTTCAACGCTTCCCGCCGCCTGGTGGAAATCAAGAACATTCAGTTATTTACTCAATATCGAATCAAGGCGACCATGGGCGAGTTGCTCAAGAGCCAGGGAGTGGTCGCACCGATGGCCTCCGTCGTACAGAACGACGTGAAGCCAAAAGTTCAGCTACCTGGCATGAATTGA
- a CDS encoding MFS transporter has product MTSLAVPATLEAASAPKAVAPPSFGPRIIIGLVGVLLAVLVSGLNEMVTKVALADIRGAMAIGYDEGTWLVASYAATSVAAMAFAPWCAVTFSLRRFTLCAIGLFTLLGLLIPFAPTYESLLLLRTVQGLAGGALPPMLMTVALRFLPANVKLYGLAGYALTATFGPGLGTPLAGLWTEYVSWHWTFWQIIVPSLLAMAAVAYGLPQDPLRLERLKHFNWRGLLLGFPAICMLVIGILQGNRLDWFESSLICWLLGGGLLLLVLFLCNEWSQPVPFFKLQMLGIRNLSFALMTLAGVLVVLLAVIIIPSSYLAQVQGYRPIQTAPIMLLMAAPQLIALPLVAALCNLRWVDCRWVLGIGLSMLALSCIGGSHLTSVWIRDDFYVLQLLQIFGQPMSVLPLLMLSTGSISPLEGPFASAWFNTVKGLAAVIATGVLEALTTARLHFHSTMLVDSLGNSPLVDGDSATLARRLHQQAVVLTSSDLYLCMAGVALALILLIFWLPTRIYPPRAPT; this is encoded by the coding sequence ATGACTTCCCTCGCTGTTCCCGCCACGCTCGAAGCGGCCAGCGCACCCAAGGCGGTTGCCCCGCCGAGCTTCGGCCCACGGATCATCATCGGTCTGGTGGGCGTGCTGCTGGCGGTACTGGTGTCGGGCCTGAACGAAATGGTGACCAAGGTCGCCCTGGCCGACATTCGTGGTGCCATGGCCATCGGCTACGACGAGGGCACCTGGCTGGTCGCCAGCTACGCCGCGACTTCGGTGGCGGCCATGGCGTTCGCACCCTGGTGTGCGGTGACCTTCTCCCTGCGTCGTTTCACCCTGTGTGCGATTGGCCTGTTCACTCTGCTGGGCCTGTTGATCCCGTTCGCCCCGACTTACGAAAGTCTGCTGCTGTTGCGCACGGTGCAGGGACTGGCCGGTGGCGCCTTGCCGCCGATGCTGATGACCGTCGCCCTGCGCTTTCTGCCGGCCAACGTCAAACTCTACGGCCTGGCCGGCTACGCCTTGACCGCCACCTTCGGCCCGGGCCTGGGCACGCCTTTGGCCGGGCTGTGGACCGAGTACGTCAGCTGGCACTGGACCTTCTGGCAGATCATCGTGCCGAGTCTGCTGGCGATGGCTGCAGTGGCCTACGGCTTGCCCCAGGATCCGCTGCGCCTGGAGCGCCTCAAGCATTTCAACTGGCGCGGGCTGCTGCTGGGCTTTCCGGCGATCTGCATGCTGGTGATCGGCATCCTGCAAGGCAATCGCCTGGACTGGTTCGAGTCGAGCCTGATTTGCTGGCTGCTGGGCGGCGGCCTGCTGTTACTGGTGCTGTTCCTGTGCAACGAATGGTCGCAGCCGGTGCCGTTCTTCAAGCTGCAGATGCTCGGTATCCGCAACCTCAGCTTCGCCTTGATGACCCTGGCCGGGGTGCTGGTGGTGTTACTGGCGGTGATCATTATTCCTTCCAGCTACCTGGCGCAGGTGCAGGGTTATCGGCCGATCCAGACCGCACCGATCATGCTGCTGATGGCGGCGCCGCAGCTCATTGCGCTGCCATTGGTCGCGGCCCTGTGCAACCTGCGTTGGGTCGATTGCCGCTGGGTGCTGGGGATCGGCCTGAGCATGTTGGCACTGTCGTGCATCGGCGGCTCGCACCTGACCTCGGTGTGGATTCGCGACGACTTCTATGTGCTGCAACTGCTGCAGATCTTCGGCCAGCCGATGTCGGTGCTGCCATTGCTGATGCTCTCCACCGGCAGCATCAGTCCGCTGGAAGGGCCGTTCGCCTCGGCCTGGTTCAACACGGTCAAGGGCCTGGCGGCGGTGATTGCCACCGGCGTGCTGGAGGCGCTGACCACGGCGCGCCTGCATTTCCACTCGACGATGCTGGTCGACAGTCTGGGCAATTCGCCGCTGGTCGATGGCGACAGCGCCACGCTTGCCCGGCGTCTGCACCAGCAAGCCGTGGTCCTGACTTCTTCCGACTTGTACCTGTGCATGGCCGGGGTCGCGCTGGCGCTGATCCTGCTGATTTTCTGGCTGCCGACGCGGATCTATCCACCGCGCGCGCCGACCTGA
- a CDS encoding HlyD family type I secretion periplasmic adaptor subunit yields the protein MLLKSGVRDSIRSYFKGSDSLDGQPLPEVKKALIEDAPRVVRLTIWGIIAFFLFMLLWANFAVIDEVTRGDGKAIPSSKLQKIQNLEGGIVSELFVREGQIVEAGAPLIRLDDTRFVSNAGETEADRLSMLLRVERLSAEVDDRPLAFAADVMKAVPVQAASEESLYISRRQQLHDEIGGLQEQLIQRQQELREFISKQAQYRQALSLQRQEINMSEPLVAQGAVSPVEVLRLKRAEVETRGQLDATTLAIPRAESAIKEVQRKIDETRGKFRSEALTQLNEARTELNKAQATGKALEDRVSRTLVTSPVRGIVKQLLVNTIGGVIQPGSDMVEIVPLDDTLLVEAKIRPQDIAFLHPGQEAVVKFTAYDYTIYGGLKAKLEKIGADTITDEDKKTTYYMITLRTERSHLGTDEKPLLIIPGMVASVDIITGKKTILSYLLKPIIKARAEALHER from the coding sequence GTGTTGCTTAAGTCCGGCGTGCGCGACTCGATCCGCAGTTACTTCAAAGGCTCCGACTCACTCGATGGCCAGCCTTTGCCCGAGGTAAAGAAAGCCCTGATCGAAGACGCCCCAAGGGTGGTCCGCTTGACCATCTGGGGCATCATCGCCTTCTTCCTGTTCATGTTGTTGTGGGCCAACTTCGCTGTGATCGACGAAGTCACCCGTGGCGATGGCAAGGCCATTCCATCCTCCAAGCTGCAGAAAATCCAGAACCTGGAAGGCGGTATCGTCTCCGAGCTGTTCGTCCGCGAAGGGCAAATCGTCGAGGCCGGTGCGCCGCTGATTCGCCTGGATGACACGCGGTTTGTCTCCAACGCCGGCGAAACCGAGGCTGATCGTCTGTCCATGTTGCTGCGTGTGGAGCGTTTGAGCGCGGAGGTCGATGATCGCCCGCTGGCGTTTGCCGCCGATGTAATGAAGGCGGTGCCGGTGCAGGCCGCCAGTGAAGAGTCGTTGTACATCAGCCGCCGCCAGCAACTGCACGATGAAATCGGCGGCTTGCAAGAGCAGTTGATCCAGCGTCAGCAAGAGCTGCGCGAGTTCATTTCCAAACAAGCGCAATACCGTCAGGCCCTGAGTCTGCAGCGCCAGGAAATCAACATGTCCGAGCCGCTGGTGGCGCAAGGTGCGGTATCGCCTGTGGAAGTGCTGCGCCTCAAGCGCGCCGAAGTCGAGACCCGCGGCCAACTGGACGCGACCACCCTGGCGATTCCCCGCGCCGAGTCGGCGATCAAGGAAGTACAACGCAAGATCGACGAAACCCGTGGCAAGTTCCGCAGTGAGGCGCTGACCCAACTGAACGAGGCGCGCACCGAACTGAACAAGGCGCAAGCCACTGGCAAGGCCCTGGAAGACCGCGTCAGCCGGACGCTGGTGACCTCGCCGGTACGGGGCATCGTCAAGCAGTTGCTGGTCAATACCATTGGCGGGGTGATCCAGCCCGGCAGCGATATGGTGGAAATCGTGCCGCTGGACGACACCCTGTTGGTGGAGGCGAAGATCCGTCCGCAGGACATCGCGTTCCTGCACCCGGGCCAGGAAGCCGTGGTCAAGTTCACCGCCTATGACTACACCATCTATGGCGGCCTCAAGGCCAAGCTGGAAAAGATCGGCGCCGACACCATCACCGACGAAGACAAGAAAACCACCTACTACATGATCACCCTGCGCACCGAACGCAGCCATCTGGGCACCGATGAGAAACCGCTGCTGATCATCCCCGGCATGGTTGCCTCGGTGGACATCATCACCGGCAAGAAAACCATCCTCAGTTATTTGCTCAAGCCGATCATCAAGGCAAGGGCGGAGGCGTTGCATGAGCGCTAA
- a CDS encoding efflux transporter outer membrane subunit, translated as MKISVDCADAFASRLAPAVDLGSSHILCSDADPVWERACSRWGLKPRLTLCALLMLSVSACTVGPDFQKPETQPQTEWSKPSQAAASQVTAEAMDERWWEVFQDAQLSALSRRALTDNLDLQLASARLQQSRAVRQVITAEQYPNSSVSGNYGRKRNSGEGLSDPSGHNGDSAFNLWEAGFSASWELDFWGRVRRQTEAADASLEVAENDRRGVLLSVLAETAQDYIQLRGVQSTRAVTEQNLEVARHSLKLSQLRLADGVATDLDVAEAAAQVAAIEARLPALQQRQAQLINALSLLMGERPQALQAQLAQDGPVPQTPRQVAIGLPSQLAERRPDIRQAEARLHAATANIGVAKGDFYPRITLSGSLGSQAMQLSDFGSWGSRQFAIGPQLSLPLFDGGRLRGMLQLREAQQQEAALAYQQTVLRAWHEIDDQLTRYNASQLRRDSLAEAVRQNQIALRTAQQQYVEGVVDFVNVLTVQGELLATQEQWVESATGVSLAMVDLYKALGGGWQSVYPTGMGRSEPAREKG; from the coding sequence ATGAAGATATCCGTTGATTGTGCCGACGCCTTCGCGAGCAGGCTCGCTCCCGCAGTTGATCTCGGCAGTTCGCACATTCTTTGTTCAGACGCAGATCCAGTGTGGGAGCGAGCCTGCTCGCGATGGGGCCTGAAGCCGCGCCTCACACTGTGTGCCTTGCTCATGTTGAGTGTGTCAGCCTGCACCGTCGGCCCGGACTTCCAGAAACCCGAGACGCAGCCACAAACCGAATGGTCCAAACCATCACAAGCCGCCGCCAGTCAGGTAACGGCCGAGGCAATGGACGAGCGCTGGTGGGAGGTATTCCAGGATGCGCAACTCTCAGCCCTCAGCCGTCGCGCGTTGACCGACAACCTCGACCTGCAGTTGGCCAGCGCCCGCTTGCAACAGAGCCGCGCCGTGCGCCAGGTGATCACCGCCGAGCAATACCCCAACAGCAGCGTCAGCGGCAACTACGGGCGCAAACGCAACAGCGGCGAGGGCTTGAGCGATCCGTCCGGGCACAACGGCGATTCTGCCTTCAACCTGTGGGAGGCGGGTTTCTCGGCCTCCTGGGAACTGGATTTCTGGGGCCGGGTGCGGCGCCAGACCGAAGCCGCCGACGCCAGCCTCGAAGTGGCGGAGAACGATCGCCGCGGGGTGCTGCTATCAGTGCTGGCGGAAACTGCCCAGGACTACATTCAGCTGCGCGGTGTGCAGAGCACCCGCGCCGTCACCGAGCAGAACCTCGAGGTCGCCCGGCATAGCCTGAAGTTGTCGCAACTGCGCCTGGCGGATGGCGTGGCGACCGATCTGGACGTCGCCGAAGCGGCAGCCCAGGTGGCGGCCATTGAAGCGCGGTTGCCGGCGCTGCAACAGCGTCAAGCGCAACTGATCAATGCCTTGAGCCTATTAATGGGCGAGCGCCCGCAGGCGTTGCAGGCCCAGTTGGCGCAAGACGGTCCGGTGCCGCAGACGCCGCGTCAGGTCGCCATCGGCTTGCCGTCGCAACTGGCCGAGCGACGTCCGGACATCCGCCAGGCCGAAGCCCGCCTGCATGCCGCCACCGCCAACATTGGCGTAGCCAAGGGCGATTTTTACCCGCGCATCACCTTGTCCGGCAGCCTCGGCTCCCAGGCCATGCAACTGAGTGATTTCGGCTCCTGGGGCTCGCGCCAGTTCGCCATCGGCCCACAGCTCAGCCTACCGCTGTTTGACGGCGGACGCCTGCGCGGCATGCTGCAACTGCGTGAGGCACAACAGCAGGAAGCGGCGCTCGCCTATCAACAAACCGTGCTGCGGGCCTGGCATGAAATCGACGACCAGTTGACCCGCTACAACGCCAGCCAACTGCGCCGCGACAGCCTGGCCGAAGCCGTGCGGCAGAACCAGATCGCGCTGCGCACTGCACAGCAGCAATACGTCGAAGGCGTGGTGGATTTCGTCAACGTCCTGACCGTGCAGGGTGAGTTGCTGGCGACTCAGGAGCAATGGGTGGAAAGCGCGACCGGTGTGTCGCTGGCGATGGTCGATCTGTACAAAGCGCTGGGCGGCGGTTGGCAGTCGGTCTACCCAACCGGCATGGGTAGGAGCGAGCCTGCTCGCGAAAAAGGTTAA